One window from the genome of Hoplias malabaricus isolate fHopMal1 chromosome X2, fHopMal1.hap1, whole genome shotgun sequence encodes:
- the LOC136676172 gene encoding uncharacterized protein: MKYFMTARGQTFTSHLTFLERLSNRLRLREVNSLDESDIVISFVPVVSRAGTDIEAALQAIPQTTKPVVLVVLHHTFDPHFITPESRLSVNRENVFTVDCLFHEDRGLLRCQRNDEALRVVTDYLTAKGASPTSQEGSRKMKYFMTAHGQTFTSHLTFLERLSNRLRLREVNSLDESDIVISFVAIVSRAGTDIEAALQAIPQRTKPVVLVVLHHTFDPGFIIVDSSLSVNRENVFIVDCLFHEDKGLLRCQRNDEALRAVTDYLKAKGASPTSQEGVRPVTAQVYLTAFCQHLRHLFLTNKKIIFLIVLWIVLGMASGAVIYLFFLGLWDWLRGACWWTDRSISWVHCSPLSSK; the protein is encoded by the exons ATGAAGTACTTCATGACGGCACGTGGGCAAACCTTCACTTCTCACCTTACGTTTTTGGAGCGTCTCAGTAATCGTCTTCGTCTTCGTGAAGTGAATTCTCTGGATGAGAGCGACATTGTTATTTCTTTTGTCCCAGTTGTGTCTCGGGCGGGAACAGACATTGAAGCTGCTCTTCAGGCAATTCCACAAA CGACTAAGCCTGTTGTTCTAGTGGTGCTCCACCACACTTTTGATCCACATTTCATAACACCAGAGAGCAGActgagtgtaaacagagagaaTGTGTTCACTGTGGACTGTCTGTTCCATGAAGACAGAGGTCTGCTGAGATGCCAGCGCAATGATGAGGCTCTGAGAGTTGTCACTGATTATCTGACAGCTAAAGGAGCATCACCCACTTCACAGGAAG GATCAAGAAAGATGAAGTACTTCATGACGGCACATGGGCAAACCTTCACTTCTCACCTTACGTTTTTGGAGCGTCTCAGTAATCGTCTTCGTCTCCGTGAAGTGAATTCTCTGGATGAAAGCGACATTGTTATTTCTTTTGTTGCAATTGTGTCTCGGGCGGGAACAGACATTGAAGCTGCTCTTCAGGCAATTCCACAAA gGACTAAGCCTGTTGTTCTAGTGGTGCTCCACCACACTTTTGATCCAGGTTTCATAATAGTAGACAGCAGCctgagtgtaaacagagagaaTGTGTTCATTGTGGACTGTCTGTTCCATGAAGACAAAGGTCTGCTGAGATGTCAGCGCAATGATGAGGCTCTGAGGGCTGTCACTGATTATCTCAAAGCTAAAGGAGCATCGCCCACTTCACAGGAAGGTGTCAGACCTGTTACG gcacAGGTTTATCTCACTGCCTTCTGTCAGCATCTGCGGCACCTTTTTCTaacaaataaaaagataatCTTTCTGATCGTCCTCTGGATTGTTCTGGGCATGGCGTCAGGagcagtcatttatttattttttttgggacTTTGGGACTGGTTACGGGGTGCTTGTTGGTGGACTGATCGGAGCATTAGCTGGGTGCATTGTTCACCTCTATCTTCAAAGTGA
- the LOC136676220 gene encoding uncharacterized protein: MAQGSREMKYFMTAHGQTFTSHLTFLERLSNRLRLREVNSLDESDIVISFVPIVSRAGTDIEAALQAMPQTTKPVVLVVLHHTFNPHFITTVGRRSVNRENVFAVDCLFHEDKGLLRCQRNDEALRAVTDYLKAKGASPTSQEGVRPVTAQIYLTAFWQHLQQLSLPNKKRILLIFIWIVLGMASGAVIYFFWDFGTGYGVLVGGLIGALAGCVVHLYLQSEQTPAGVLSTVEENYNSP, from the exons ATGGCTCAAG GATCAAGAGAGATGAAGTACTTCATGACGGCACATGGGCAAACCTTCACTTCTCACCTTACGTTTTTGGAGCGTCTCAGTAATCGTCTTCGTCTCCGTGAAGTGAATTCTCTGGATGAGAGCGACATTGTTATTTCTTTTGTCCCAATTGTGTCTCGGGCGGGAACAGACATTGAAGCAGCTCTTCAGGCAATGCCACAAA caACTAAGCCTGTTGTTCTAGTGGTGCTTCACCACACTTTTAATCCACATTTCATAACAACAGTAGGCAGACGGAGTGTAAACAGGGAGAATGTGTTCGCTGTGGACTGTCTGTTCCATGAAGACAAAGGTCTGCTGAGATGTCAGCGCAATGATGAGGCTCTGAGGGCTGTCACTGATTATCTCAAAGCTAAAGGAGCATCGCCCACTTCACAGGAAGGTGTCAGACCTGTTACG gcACAGATTTATCTCACTGCCTTCTGGCAGCATCTGCAGCAACTTTCTCTACCAAATAAAAAGAGAATCCTTCTGATCTTCATCTGGATTGTTCTGGGCATGGCGTCAGGagcagtcatttattttttttgggacTTTGGGACTGGTTACGGGGTGCTTGTTGGCGGACTGATCGGAGCATTAGCTGGGTGCGTTGTTCACCTCTATCTTCAAAGTGAACAAACCCCAGCAGGTGTGTTGTCCACTGTGGAAGAAAACTACAACAGCCCCTGA
- the LOC136676267 gene encoding uncharacterized protein encodes MAQGSRKMKYFMTAHGQTFTSHLTFLERLSNHLRLREVYSLDESDIVISFVAVVSRAGTDIEAALQAMPQTTQPVVLVVLHHTFNLRLITPESRWSVNRENVFTVDCLFHEDKGLLRCQCNDEALKLVTDYLTAKGASPTLQEVVRLVKINLTACCQYQKALLIFIWIVLGMASGAVIGYFGTELGVLVGGLIGALAGCIVHLYLQNEQTPAGVLSTVEENYISP; translated from the exons ATGGCTCAAG GATCAAGAAAGATGAAGTACTTCATGACGGCACACGGGCAAACCTTCACTTCTCACCTTACGTTTTTGGAGCGTCTCAGTAATCATCTTCGTCTCCGTGAAGTGTATTCTCTGGATGAGAGCGACATTGTTATTTCTTTTGTTGCAGTTGTGTCTCGGGCCGGAACAGACATTGAAGCTGCTCTTCAGGCAATGCCACAAA CGACTCAGCCTGTTGTTCTAGTGGTGCTCCACCACACTTTTAATCTACGTCTCATAACACCAGAGAGCAGATGGAGTGTAAACAGGGAGAATGTGTTCACTGTGGACTGTCTGTTCCATGAAGACAAAGGTCTGCTGAGATGCCAGTGCAATGATGAGGCTCTGAAACTTGTCACTGATTATCTGACAGCTAAAGGAGCATCGCCCACTTTACAGGAAGTTGTCAGACTTGTTAAG ATTAATCTCACTGCCTGCTGTCAGTATCAGAAAGCCTTGCTGATCTTCATCTGGATTGTTCTGGGCATGGCGTCAGGAGCAGTCATTGGATACTTTGGGACTGAACTCGGGGTGCTTGTTGGCGGACTGATTGGAGCATTAGCTGGGTGCATTGTTCACCTCTATCTTCAAAACGAACAAACCCCAGCAGGAGTGTTGTCCACTGTGGAAGAAAACTACATCAGCCCCTGA